DNA from Tripterygium wilfordii isolate XIE 37 chromosome 4, ASM1340144v1, whole genome shotgun sequence:
CAAGAGCAGGCTGCATTGTTGTTTTGAATTGTTGTTTGGAAGAATAAAATGTCATATGAAGAAGTTTTGAAGGCTGTTTTTCCTTTCCTGGATGGCATAGACCTTGCTTCTTGTATGGCAGTTTGTAAGCAATGGAGAGACATTGCACAAGATGATTACTTCTGGAAATGCGTTTGTGCTAGGAGGTGGCCTTCAGTATGTAAACGACCAAACCCTCCTGCTGTAACCTACTACAAGCTGTACCAAACATTTTATAAACGTCAGCATCGTCGAACTTTGTTGCCACCAAGGCTGTCATTTGAGGATTTGgagtttttcattgatatttggACCGAAGATTTGTTAATATTCTCAGATGTTGTTCCAGGTCCTGTTCTCCAGACTGGAATCAAGGTCCCACCGCCTGGAGTTTCTGACATGCTAAGATTTCACCTTGAAGGTCCTGAGTACAAGTTGACCTTACCAGTTGAACCCAGGTTCAGAGTTCCGTTGAGCCAGACTGTGAGCGTTTCAGTGCTTGTGGGGcgcaaagattccaataaagtCGCTCGCATAATTAATAAATCTATATTTGATTATATAGATCGGACAGCCTATAGGGCCCTTGCATATGACTACCTCGACTTCTCCCCTTGCCACCCTTTTATATCTGGGATTCGAGCATGGATCTCTTTACTTTTCATGGAAGATGGAAATGA
Protein-coding regions in this window:
- the LOC119995852 gene encoding F-box protein At5g39250-like, with product MSYEEVLKAVFPFLDGIDLASCMAVCKQWRDIAQDDYFWKCVCARRWPSVCKRPNPPAVTYYKLYQTFYKRQHRRTLLPPRLSFEDLEFFIDIWTEDLLIFSDVVPGPVLQTGIKVPPPGVSDMLRFHLEGPEYKLTLPVEPRFRVPLSQTVSVSVLVGRKDSNKVARIINKSIFDYIDRTAYRALAYDYLDFSPCHPFISGIRAWISLLFMEDGNEGVIDVFGIEMDFCDAASSKDEILWLLDMLDWK